One Gossypium hirsutum isolate 1008001.06 chromosome A11, Gossypium_hirsutum_v2.1, whole genome shotgun sequence genomic window carries:
- the LOC107962633 gene encoding cytochrome P450 89A2 — translation METWFLFLLTISISLLLKAFFNLLFSSKRLRYPLPPSPPPTFPFIGNLLWIRKSFFHIEQSLRHHSRSLGPIVTLYIGRRPSIFVFDRSLAHQALIQNGSLFSDRPKALPTSKILTSNQHNINSASYGPTWRLFRRNLTSEILHPSRIKSYSHARKWVLDILIDALQQKAKSGESVEVLVHFRYAMFCLLAFMCFGDKLSQQQIKEIEALQRRAVNGFGRFGVLNFWPRVTKILLRKRWEQLFQLRKEREDVLIPLLRARKKGKDERLSNKESDDYVLAYVDTLLDLELPEEKRKLDEAEMVTLASEFINAGTDTTSTALQWVMANLVKYSHIQVRLLDEIKQVVGDGVEDIKEEDLQKMPYLRAVILEGLRRHPPAHFVVPHCVTEDTILGGSLIPKNSNINFMVADMGWDPKVWEDPMAFKPERFMGEEVFDITGSREIKMMPFGVGRRICPGLGLALLHLEYFVANLIWKFEWKATDDDEISLEEKQEFTIVMKTPLMAHISPRKS, via the coding sequence ATGGAAACTTGGTTCCTCTTCCTCCTCACTATCTCCATTTCTCTTCTTCTCAAAGCTTTCTTCAACCTCTTATTCTCTTCCAAAAGGCTTCGCTACCCCCTTCCTCCATCTCCTCCTCCCACTTTTCCCTTCATCGGCAACCTCTTATGGATCCGCAAATCCTTCTTTCATATTGAACAAAGCCTCCGCCACCATAGCCGAAGCCTTGGTCCTATAGTCACTCTCTATATCGGTCGTCGTCCTTCCATCTTTGTATTCGACCGTTCTCTTGCGCACCAAGCTTTAATCCAAAACGGTTCGTTGTTTTCAGACCGACCCAAAGCTCTCCCTACTAGCAAGATCTTGACCAGCAACCAACATAACATCAACTCCGCTTCTTATGGACCAACATGGCGGCTCTTTCGTCGGAACTTGACTTCGGAAATCCTCCATCCTTCGCGTATAAAGTCGTATTCTCATGCTCGTAAATGGGTTTTGGATATTCTTATTGATGCTTTACAGCAAAAGGCTAAAAGTGGAGAATCAGTTGAGGTTTTGGTTCATTTTCGATATGCTATGTTCTGTTTGTTGGCTTTCATGTGCTTTGGTGATAAACTTAGTCAACAACAGATTAAAGAGATTGAAGCTCTTCAACGAAGGGCGGTTAATGGTTTTGGACGATTCGGTGTGCTTAATTTTTGGCCTAGAGTGACCAAGATTTTGCTTCGTAAGCGGTGGGAACAGTTGTTTCAGTTACGCAAGGAACGTGAAGATGTGTTGATTCCTTTGTTAAGAGCAAGAAAGAAAGGTAAAGATGAGAGATTGAGCAATAAGGAAAGTGATGATTATGTGTTGGCATATGTTGATACTTTGTTGGATTTGGAATTACCAGAGGAGAAAAGGAAACTTGATGAAGCTGAAATGGTCACTTTGGCCTCAGAGTTTATCAATGCTGGTACTGATACAACCTCCACTGCTTTGCAATGGGTTATGGCAAATTTGGTGAAATACTCTCATATTCAAGTGAGATTATTGGATGAAATCAAACAGGTAGTGGGAGATGGTGTTGAAGATATCAAAGAAGAGGATTTACAAAAGATGCCTTATTTGAGAGCAGTGATTTTGGAAGGGCTAAGAAGGCACCCACCAGCACATTTTGTGGTGCCTCATTGTGTGACAGAAGACACTATCTTGGGAGGATCTTTGATCcccaagaattcaaatatcaattTCATGGTGGCAGATATGGGATGGGATCCAAAGGTGTGGGAGGATCCAATGGCATTTAAGCCTGAGAGGTTCATGGGTGAGGAAGTGTTTGATATAACAGGGAGTAGGGAGATTAAGATGATGCCATTTGGAGTAGGGAGAAGAATATGCCCTGGACTTGGCTTGGCAttgcttcatcttgagtattTTGTGGCtaatttgatttggaaatttgaATGGAAAGCCACGGATGATGATGAGATCAGCTTGGAGGAGAAGCAGGAGTTTACCATTGTGATGAAGACTCCATTGATGGCCCACATCTCACCAAGGAAGAGTTAA
- the LOC121209440 gene encoding protein MAIN-LIKE 2-like, whose translation MPYLELAGFGSAALIRTFDLRYDLISALVECWCPETHTFHLPCGECTVTLEDVALQLGLPIDGSPVTGVSALAKPAALCYSLLGASPGNDESTLSGLKFTWLKSNFQHLPDNAIEEELMCAARAYIMHIIGGVLMPDANNNRVHIMYLPLLTDLHNVRSYSWGSAVLAMLYRELCRTTKPHAADIGRCLILLQSWALYRMPFLASVSHQPYVYPLVNR comes from the coding sequence ATGCCGTACTTGGAGCTAGCTGGATTCGGGTCAGCAGCATTGATCCGGACGTTTGATTTGCGGTATGATTTAATATCCGCATTGGTTGAGTGTTGGTgcccggagacccacacttttcatttgccgtgtggggagtgcactgTCACTCTGGAGGATGTTGCACTGCAACTTGGGCTCCCAATCGACGGGAGTCCGGTAACGGGCGTAAGTGCGTTAGCTAAGCCGGCTGCACTTTGTTATAGCCTCCTAGGAGCCTCGCCCGGCAATGATGAGTCCACTTTATCGGGTTTGAAATTTACATGGTTGAAATCAAATTTTCAGCATTTACCAGATAATGCCATTGAAGAAGAGTTGATGTGCGCAGCTCGAGCgtacattatgcatattataggggGTGTATTGATGCCTGATGCGAACAACAACAGGGTTCATATCATGTATTTACCTCTATTAACTGATTTGCATAATGTTCGCTCGTATAGCTGGGGCTCCGCAGTTCTGGCTATGTTGTATCGTGAGCTTTGTCGGACGACAAAGCCTCATGCTGCAGACATAGGCAGATGCCTTATATTGTTGCAGTCATGGGCTCTTTAtcggatgccattcttggcatcggTTAGTCACCAGCCATATGTATATCCACTAGTTaacaggtga